A window from Felis catus isolate Fca126 chromosome B1, F.catus_Fca126_mat1.0, whole genome shotgun sequence encodes these proteins:
- the INTS12 gene encoding integrator complex subunit 12, which translates to MAAAVNLELDPIFLKALGFLHSKSKDSAEKLKALLDESLARGIDSSYRPSQKDVEPPKISSAKAISVKQEPKTSSSLPSGNNNGKVLTTEKVKKEAEKRPADKMKSDITEGVDIPKKPRLEKPETRSSPITVQTSKDLAMADLSSFEETSADDFAMEMGLACVVCRQMTVASGNQLVECQECHNLYHQDCHKPQVTDKEVNDPRLVWYCARCTRQMKRMAQKTQKPPQKPAPTVVSVAPAVKDPLVKKPETKLKQETTFLAFKRTEVKTSTAISGNSSSTSVSSSVTSGLTGWAAFAAKTSSAGPSTAKLSSTTQNNSGKPATSSTNQKPVGLTGLATSSKGGIGSKIGSNNNTAPTVPLKPPPPLTLGKTGLSRSVSCDNVSKVGLPSPSSLVPGSTSQLSGNGNSGTSGSSGNTTSKTTSESSSSPLASLKGPTSQESQLNAMKRLQMVKKKAAQKKLKK; encoded by the exons ATGGCTGCTGCTGTGAACTTGGAACTTGATCCCATTTTTTTGAAAGCACTTGGCTTCTTACATTCAAAAAGTAAAGATTCTGCAGAAAAGCTAAAGGCACTACTTGATGAATCTTTGGCTCGGGGCATTGATTCAAGTTACCGTCCATCTCAAAAG GATGTGGAGCCACCCAAAATTTCAAGTGCAAAAGCTATTTCTGTTAAGCAAGAGCCCAAAACATCCTCCAGTCTTCCTTCTGGCAATAATAATGGCAAAGTCCTCACAACTGAAAAAGTAAAGAAGGAAGCTGAAAAGAGACCAGCTGATAAA ATGAAATCAGACATCACTGAAGGAGTTGATATTCCAAAGAAACCTAGATTGGAGAAACCAGAGACACGGTCCTCTCCTATTACTGTCCAAACTAGCAAGGATTTAGCTATGGCTGACCTTTCCAGTTTTGAGGAGACCAGTGCTGATGATTTTGCCATGGAGATGGGATTGGCCTGTGTTGTTTGTAG GCAAATGACGGTGGCATCTGGAAATCAATTAGTAGAATGTCAGGAGTGCCATAATCTCTACCACCAAGACTGCCATAAGCCTCAGGTGACAGACAAGGAAGTGAATGACCCTCGCCTTGTGTGGTATTGTGCCCGATGtaccagacaaatgaaaagaatg GCTCAAAAAACTCAGAAACCACCCCAGAAACCAGCCCCCACAGTTGTTTCTGTAGCTCCAGCTGTCAAAGATCCATTGGTTAAGAAACCAGAAACTAAACTCAAACAAGAGACAACTTTTCTAGCATTTAAGAGAACAGAGGTCAAG ACATCCACGGCTATTTCAGGAAATTCTTCTAGTACCAGTGTTTCTTCTTCAGTAACTAGTGGCCTAACTGGATGGGCAGCTTTTGCAGCTAAAACTTCTTCTGCTGGTCCATCAACAGCAAAGTTGAGTTCAACAACCCAAAACAATAGTGGGAAACCAGCTACCTCATCAACTAACCAGAAGCCTGTGGGTTTGACTGGTCTGGCGACATCATCTAAAGGTGGAATAGGTTCCAAAATAGGTTCCAATAACAACACTGCACCCACTGTACCCTTGAAACCACCTCCACCTCTAACTTTGGGCAAAACTGGCCTTAGTCGCTCTGTTAGTTGTGACAATGTTAGCAAAGTGGGTCTTCCTAGTCCGAGTAGTTTAGTTCCAGGAAGCACCAGCCAACTCAGTGGGAATGGAAATAGTGGGACATCAGGGTCCAGTGGAAATACCACTAGCAAAACCACTTCAGAATCAAGCAGCTCTCCCTTAGCATCCCTTAAAGGTCCAACTTCACAAGAATCACAGCTCAATGCCATGAAGCGATTACAGATGGTCAAGAAGAAAGCTGCCCAGAAGAAACTCAAGAAGTAA